The segment TTGTAGAAAATTTATCAGTTAATCATGATCACTTAGAGTTGATCAACCAAACAAGAGAAGGTCAATATCCATTTGCTGTGATATTAAGCTGCATGGATTCACGCACATCAGTTGAATTGATATTTGACCAGGGCCTGGGTGATCTGTTCAGTATCAGGATTGCAGGAAACATTGTTAACAACGACATCATTGCTAGTATTGAATATGCTGTTAAGTATGTCGGTTCAAAAGTATTAATGGTGTTGGGGCATACAGAATGCGGCGCTATTAAAAGTGCGAAAGCCGGCGTAGAAGACGGACATATTACTGATCTGTTGAAACGTATACAACCTTCTATCAGCAAGGCTATGCTGAAAGATGAACACGATCACATGTTTACCGATAATGTTGCTTATGCAAACGTTGAAAATAGTCTTGAAGAAATACTCACACGCAGCAGTATTGTAAAAGATATGTTCGAGAAAGGCGAGATCGGCCTTGTAGGTGGGGTGTATAATATCGAAACGGGTAAAGTTGATTTCTTTAAAAATCTTACAAAGAGTAAAAAGAAGCAACAGCTAGCAGCTAAAGTATAAAACCTGATTGCTGAAAACAATTAAGATCCCAAATAAAGTATTTATAAAATGAAGATTACTACAAAATATTTAAAGACCGACCTGCTCTCAGGTATGGTTGTTTTTCTGGTGGCTTTGCCCCTTTGTTTGGGTATTGCTGTAGCCAGTGGTGCTCCTCCGTTTGCAGGAATCATCTGCGGTGTTATTGCAGGTATTGTTGTAGGCTCTTTAAGCAGCTCGAATGTAAGTGTATCGGGGCCTGCTGCCGGTCTTATTGCAATTGTGCTGGTGGCCATTAATGATTTGGGATATGAGGCGTTCCTGGTAGCTGTTATGGCTGCGGGATTGATACAGCTCATACTTGGATTTATAAAAGCAGGTACCATCTCCACTTATTTTCCTACTGCCGTTATTGAAGGGATGTTGGTGGCAATCGGTATCATCATTATTAAAAAAGAATTGCCACACGCTATTGGTTATGATAAGGCACATGAAGGTGATTGGTTTGCTTTGGAGAAAGGATCTGAGACAGGGTTTTTTACCGAGATCATTAACTCCATTAACTACGCACACTTAGGTGCAATCATTGTTACTGTTGTATCGTTAGGGATCTTGATCGCTTTCAACAAGCTTTCGTTTCTTAAAAAAATCAAAGCATTACCCGGCGCATTAGTAGTGGTGGTGGTTGGTATTGTTATCAATGAAATATTTAAAGCAACAGGATCTAACCTTGCTATTTCACAAGATCATTTGGTGACATTGCCTACTGCTTCATCAGTAAGTGAATTTTTCGGACAATTTATTACGCCTGATTTTTCAGCAGTCACTGATACGAAAGTGTGGATCGTTGGACTTACTATTGCTATTGTGGCAAGTATTGAAACACTGTTATGTCTGGAAGCAGGTGATAAAATGGATCCTTTAAAACGGTATTCAAGTGCAAATACAGAATTGAAAGCACAGGGTATTGGTAATATTCTTTCAGGATTAGTTGGAGGGTTACCAATGACTTCAGTAATCGTAAGAACAACAGCTAACATAAATTCAGGAGCTAAAACAAAACTTTCAGCTATAGCGCATGGTGTATTTCTATTGCTCACAGTAGTAGCCATACCTTTTTTGCTGAATAAAATACCAATGGCCTGTTTGGCAGCCATTTTAATTATGATCGGTATGCGTTTGGCAAGTGCAAAAGTTTTCAAACACATGTGGCATAACGGTAAGCATCAATTTATTCCGTTTATTGTAACTGTTGTGGCGGTTGTATTTACTGACTTGCTGAAAGGTGTTGGTGTTGGTCTGGCAGTAAGTGTTATTTTCATTCTTCGTGGAAATATGAAACTTGCTTACTTCTTTAAAAAGGAAAAGCATAAGGAAGGCGAAACAATTTATATTGACCTTGCACAGGAAGTTTCTTTCTTAAACAAAGCTGCTATAAAGCAAACATTGGCCCATTTACCAGAAAACAGTAATGTAGTTATTGATGCAGCCAATACAGTTTATATAGATTTTGATGTATTAGAACTTATCCGTGACTTTTTGGACTTTGGTTCAAAAGACAAAAACATTACGGTAACATTGCGAAACTTTAAAGAAGCTTACAGAATGGCCGATGCGGTGCATGTGCATTCTCAAAAAAATGGTACACCTGTAGGAATCGGAACAACAGAGCCCGAAAAAATACTGGAATCACAAAAAAATTAAGATGGATAAAAACCAACAAGCCATCTTGTCAAATCAAAAACAAAATGAAATACATATAAGCTTTCATGAAGAGCATGTACTGCATGAGTTGAAACATTTTCTTCCATCGCAACAAGCGCTGAAAGATTTCATTCATCATAATTCTTTACATGCTTTTCAACACCTGAAGTTTTATGAGGCCATTTTTAAAGCATCAAAAATTTTCGGCTTCCAGGTAAGTCTTCAACTCTCGGAGTTTCGACAGCTTTACAAAACAGGAAGAATAAGAGAAGATATTCTTGACATGATCCTTGCCACTAAAAAAGGCAAGGATCATTTATTTTTATGGAAACAGAAATTGATTGAAGTCAACTACGACACGATCAACCACCCAAGGATCGGACAACTGCGGAAATATTGGAAAGAGGCTTATGCTTTTGATCTTGACAATAATGTACATCCTTTATTATTTCGTATCCTCTGCAGTTTTTTAGACCAGGGTATTGCTATTACAGCATTCCCGTTTGCAAACAAAAGTTTTACAGAAAGTATAAAAGAACTGGAGCGAACCAGCCTCGTCAGTTTTTTTAAAACAAAAGCAGTACGGAAAAAATTTCTATCCGGTGATTATTCAATCACAGAACTTTTGAAAACAATTGTTGGCAAGGAGGAGTATTTTGAACAATACCTCTTCGATCAGCAATTTGCACATCATGGCTGGAGCGGTTTTATTTCGGCAGTAGAAGATAATCCGCATACCTTGCTCGACAATAAGAAGATCACGTTCAAAGAATTGGTTGAATTTGAATTGCTCATGGAGCTGGATGCACTCAATGATGTATTTGGTTCAAACTGGCAGCCTTTGACCAATCATGTAACAGCGCCGCCTCTTTATCTTTTTGCCGAGGTACCTAAAACAGAATTAGCTGAAGTAATTGAACTGTGGCAGGATGCATTTGAATGGAGTTATTATGATTCGGTATTGAAAGGAATATTAATCGCAGAAGATAAGAGAGAATTGCAGCAGAATGGAGATGCTGCCATCCCATCAACAAAAAACACGCCTTCATTTCAAGCCATTTTCTGTATTGATGAACGGGAGGATTCTATTCGCCGCCATATTGAAGCAGTTGACAAAAAAGCAGAAACATTTGGTGCACCAGGTTTTTTTGGTGTTGAATTTTATTTTCAGCAACAGGGCAGTAAGTTTTATGATAAACTTTGTCCAGCACCTGTTACACCAAAATATCTAATTAAAGAATCAGATGCAAAGGCCGTAAGACAAGAAGAACTGATCTACACCAAACATACACATGGCATTGTATCCGGCTTTTTCCTGAGCATTGGTTTTGGTTTTTGGGCTTTCGTGAAAAAGATCGAAATGTTGTTTCGTCCGAAAATGAGTCCTGCCATTTCAAATGCATATGGGCATATGGACAAACAATCAACACTCAGCATCGAGAATAAAAATCCAAACGATACAGAGAATGGATTACAGATCGGTTACACGGTTGATGAAATGGCTGCAAGAGCAGAAGGCTTTTTACGGGGTATTGGAATGATAAAACGTTTTGCGCCCATCGTTTACATTATTGCGCATGGCAGCAGCAGTGCAAACAATCCACATCACGGTGCACATGATTGTGGTGCATGCAGTGGAAGACCCGGTGCAACCAATGCAAGAGTACAGGCCTTTATTTTAAATCATAAAACAGTAAGAGAAATATTAGCAGCAAAGGGAATTATTATTCCTGCTGAAACACAGTTTTTGGGTTGTATGCATGATACGGCTGCGGATGTAATGGCTTACTATGATGAAAATGTATTAAGTGAGGAAAATGCGAAAGCGCATTTCATCAACATTCAGAATTTTGAAACGGCTTTAAATCTGAATGCAAAAGAAAGAAGCAGAAGATTTGCATCCATTAATACCAAACAGGAATTAGAGCAGGTACGTAAAGCAATACACAGCCGTTCAGTTTCTTTGTTCGAACCAAGACCGGAGTTAGGTCACGGTACCAATACATTGGCCATCATTGGTCGCAGACAAATGACCAAAGGATTATTTCTTGACCGTCGTGCTTTTCTCAATAGTTATGATCATACCACTGATGCAGACGGTACCATCCTCTCTGCAGTCATGCGACCCATTGGATTGGTTTGTGGCGGTATCAATCTTGAATATTATTTTTCAAGAGTTGATAATATCAAAATGGGTGCCGGCACCAAGCTTCCGCATAATGTGATGGGTTTGTTTGGAGTTGCCAACAGCAGCGATGGTGATTTGAGACCCGGGCTTCCATGGCAAATGATCGAAGTGCATGATCCTGTACGTTTAATGGTGATTGTTGAACACAAACCGGAGATTGTTTTAAAAGCGATCCAATCTTCACCTGAAGTATTTGAATGGTATAAAAATGAATGGGTGCATATTGTCGCACTTGATCCCGAAGAAAAACAGTTTTACTATTTTAAGAATGGTGCGTTTAGTAAGTATGAACCTGTTACAGCTTCCGGTGAAATAAAAACCATCCATAACATGGTACAGTTTATTGAAGGCGCAAAGGAAATGGAGACGAATCACATTGTACATGCAACGGAAGAAAACCTGCCGGTGTATTTGCTGGACTAATAATCTGCTGATTACGCCAATTGTTAACGAACTAAATAATAACTGATCACAATCGTGTAATCGGCAAGAAACATAAATGAATCAACTACTCGTCTTATTTATTGCCATACCATTCCTGGCATTTCTCATAAGCCTGTTCTGGCAAAACAAGAGTGAGAAAGCCATTGGCAAACTTGTACGCTTTACTAAAGTGCTGTACATCCTTGTTTCAGTTTCGTTTGCCATATGGTGGATGATAAACGGGCTGAAGCCGGTTAGTTATCAGCTTGCCACACTTTACCAAACCGATCATTTTGTCTTTGCCTTTGAATTGTTTTATGATGAAGTAACTGCAGTGTTCAGCGTAATTGGTGCGTTGTTGTTTTTTCTTGTTGCAACGTTCAGCAAGTATTACATGCACCGTGACCAAGGCTACAAACGTTTTTTCAATACCATTTTATTATTTGCTGCAGGCTATAACTTTATTATTCTGTCTGGAAATTTTGAAACACTGTTCATCGGTTGGGAGATAAAAGGTGTTTGTTCTTTTTTACTCATTGCATTTTACCGGAACCGTTATCTGCCGGTGAAGAATGCATTCAAGGCTATTTCCTATTACCGCATCAGTGATGTATCGTTAATGCTTGCTATGTGGATGATGCATCATCTTACACAGCAAAACATTTTATTTTCTGAATTAAGTAATGCAAAAGTATTAGCTGTACAAACCGGTAATACAGCCATGGCTGCATTTATTGTTTGTATGTTGATATTGCCGGCTGCCATTAAATCAGCTCAGATTCCTTTCACTTCCTGGTTGCCCAGGGCAATGGAAGGGCCAACATCTTCGTCTGCCATTTTCTATGGTTCATTGAGTGTTCATATTGGTGTTTTCTTATTGTTACGTACGCATCCTTTCTGGGAAGATATGTTGTGGGCAAAAATTGCCATCATTGTCATTGGTGCAGCGACGGCGATTGTGGCTACATTAATTGCACGGGTGCAGCCAACAGTAAAAACGCAGATCGCTTATTCATCTGCAGCACAGATAGGGTTGATGTTTATTGAAGTGGCACTAGGGTTTCACTGGCTGGTATTGATCCATTTTGCGGGGAATGCTTTTTTACGAACATATCAGTTGTTGGTTTCTCCATCTGTACTCAACTACCTGGTGCATCACCAATATTTTCATTACACAGCACCACAACAAAAACCGGTGTCAAGACTGGCAGCAACGATCTATATGCTGGGCATTAAGGAATGGCATTTAGATCGTATGATGTTTGCTTATTTATGGAGCCCTTTTAAATGGCTTGGTAAACAGTTTGGTTTTTTACAAACGAAAATGATGCCTGGGATTGTTGCAGTTGTGGGGATAGCATTTTTTATTTTCGGCCAAACGGTTAAGATGGATATTCCTTATCAGAATTCTGCTTTACCATTGCTATTAATGAGCATTGCATTGGCTGTTATCCTGTTTGCTTTTTCTTACCGGGGTTCAGCCATAAAAGCATGGAGTTATTTATTTATTTCGCACCTGTTTCTAATTGCTGCTGTTTTATTCAATGCTGCGCATATCAACACCATTGAAATTGTGTTTTATGTCAGTGGAATAATACCTGCCTTCTTACTGGGCTATTATTGTTTGAATAAAATCAAAGCTATTGACAACGATATCTCTCTTAATCGTTTTCATGGCTATGTATACGAACAGGAAAATACAGGCTTGTTGTTTTTATTTTCAGCTATTGGTCTGCTGGGCTTTCCTGTAACAGCTGCATTTGTAGGACTTGATGTATTCTTTACCTATGTGCACAGTGATCAATATGTATTGATTGCATTGATGGCGCTAAGCCTGCTGTTTATTGAATTATCAGCTTTTCGTATTCTGCTCCGCATCTTTATGGGGCCGCATAAAAAACTTGATCACCCGGTGGCATTTCGTTCATCATAGATCCTAACTTCTTAAAAAACAAAAACCTCCCATCGGGAGGTTTTTTATTACTATGATTTTTATGATCAGATATTCAAGCCACCGCATGCACTGATGGTTTGCCCTGTAACATAACTGCTGAGATCACTTGCTAAAAACAAGGTCACATTTGCAATATCTTCTGCACTTGCAAAACGTCCCAGCGGAATGCCTGCTTTATATTTATCAGCTGCTTCGCCTTCTTTTAAATAAGAAGTCATATCGGTTTCAACAAAACCCGGAGCAATGGCATTGCAACGGATGTTACGGCTACCCAATTCTTTCGCTACACTTTTTGTAAAACCGATCACACCTGCTTTACTTGCTGCATAACTGCTCTGGCCTGCATTACCCATTTCACCAATAACACTGCTCATGTTAATGATAGAGCCGCTTCTTGCTTTCATCATTGGTTTAATGATCTGTTTGGTCATGTAAAACACAGAGTTGAGATTTACTTTGATCACATCTTCCCACTGCTCAACACTCATGCGCAAAAGCAGATTATCTTTTGAAATACCTGCGTTGTTTACACAAATGTCAACTGTTCCAAATTCTTTCAATACATCTGTAACAAAAGCTTCACAGGCAGCAAAATCACCTGCATTGCTTTGGTATGCTTTGGCTTTTACACCCAGCCCTGTAAGTTTTGCTTCAAGCGCTGTTGCTTTGTCTTTGCTGCTGTCGCTCACATAAGTGAATGCAACATTTGCACCATGTTCGGCAAACTTAATGGCAATCGCTTCACCAATACCACGTGCGGCACCGGTTACTATGGCAACTTTTCCTTCCAGTAATTTCATGTTAATGAATTTGATTGATAGTGGTCACAAATAAAAGAAATTTGTACAAGGAATAGACAATAAATGTATGCACAAAATAAAAAAACGGAACTATCAGAATGCTTACCCATAGTTTGTAATGGTAGAATTTTCGAACCCCGATTGCCACATAAATGCATAGGGGAACATAGATCAGGATACCCAAAATGTTATCACGAAAGGGCAGCATCTCATGAAACAGGGCATTTGAAATGATGTTAGTGACTGTGGTAATCAATGGCAAACATAGAAACCCCCATAATAAGAAAAACGAATTCACCTCAGCCGAAAACACCATATTGTCAAAATAAAAACGTCGCTTCATAAATCCAATAGCGTAGAAAAAAAGAGCAGTAACAGGAACCAGGATAACCAGCAGGAACTTTGATATCTTTTCACCCTTTGTATGAAATTTTTCTGAAAGCTCCTCCATTGTCATGCCGGTATTGGATAAGACCGTTTGAATTTTCTTTGCTGCATAGTTGCCATAATAATCCTGGTTGGGATAAAACTCCAGCTTCATGTTCAGTCCTTCAAAAACGGGAAATAATAAATACAGAAAGACCAGCAACAGAAAAAAAGACAAGGGCTTGAAATATTTTTTACGCACCCCATTACAGTAATCGGTCGTAATGAGACCCGGGCTCGTAAACATTGCCTTAAGCGTAGTAAACAATGTTCCTTCAAAATGCGTAATGAAATGAAGTGCCTCTGAAAAAAAATGAATGATCGATTTGTCTTCGAGTGAATAAACCTTCTCTCCACATACATTACAATACTTACCGGTAAACTGATTGCTGCAATGTTTGCAGGTGATTGTATTCTGATCCATGCTTAAATATAGTAAGAGGATTTATTCTTCTTCCATCAAAGATGGGCGTTCTGTTATTTCATGGTACTTGATCACATCTTTTGCGTAGTAATGTACCACCATGCTTTTGCGTGTGAGCAAAGGATTTGCAACAGGCGTTCCGCCATGAATCAGGTTTGCATGCCAAATGAGTACATCGCCTTTCTTCGGAAGAAATACTTCTTTCGGAAAATGATTCTGCGAAAGAATTTCTTCCGTAACATCTTCGTAATCGCTGTACTGTTTGTTGCCCAGTTTCAGCCTTGTGCTGTAATTTTCAAATTCATCATTCAGAAGGTAAGGGAGTTTATGACTGCCGGGATAATAAAACAATGGTCCGCTGTCAGGATGAATATCTTCCAATGCGATCCAGGCTGCGATTAAATAACCCAACGGATACGTAGTCATGTGAATACTATCGCTGTGCGCACGCTGACCGCTGCCTTTTACAAAATTGAGTGTTTGAAAAGGGAGCACTTCTTTGTCCAACACAAACGAAAGTAATTTCTTCAACCCTTCATCCTGCATCATCTGTTTAATAACAGGAGAATGTTTATATCCATGCATCACTTTATTGTCATGTGTAATGGGCAAGTGCTTTTGGTTGATGAGTTCATCAACAGCTTTATTCACTTCATCAACCTGTTCAATGCTGAAATACCGGTTAAGGTGGAGAAATCCTTTGCTGCTCCAACCGATCAATTGTTGCTGTACATCGGGTGTAAAATATTGAAAGCTATGTTTGGTTGATACAACATTTGCCGAATCGTTTACGTCTAACCATGCCCTGGATGTTTTATCAGGAAAATCTTTACTGCTGATGGAGTCAAACAAAGGTTTATGCACATCGTATTTCTTATACGCATCCTTGTTGTGCTGCAGTTGTTTTGCGTGAAGCAGGTTATAGAGCCAGTGAAGAGGTTTGTAATCTTTCAGTTTATCCTTCAGCTTCATGCTCATTGGTTGAATCGGATGATTTCTTCTACATATACACGGTCATTACTGAGCCTTGGTACTTTGTGCTGACCACCCATTTTCCCTTTGCTTTGTAACCAACGGTGAAAGGTTCCTTTTTTTACCGGTTGAATAAATGGCAAACGCAAAGCAATATTTTTATGACGCTTGGCTTCGTAATCGCTGTTCAGATTTTTTAATGCTGTGTCGAGTTCGTAAACAAAATCATTTAAGCCAACGGGATATTTCTCAAACTCGATCAACCATTCGTGTGCTCCATTGCTGCCGTGGCTGAAATAAATCGGTGCAGCGGTATATTCATTTACAATGGCACCTGTCTGTTCGCAGGCAATGGCAATGGCTTTATCCGTATTATCAACCATCAACTCTTCACCAAATGCATTGATGAAGTGTTTGATGCGTCCGCTTACTTTAATACGGAAAGGTCGAAGAGAAGTAAACTGAACTGTATCACCCACAATATATCGCCATAAACCGCCATTGGTACTGATCACCAATGCATAATTTTTATTTAACTCTACTTTGCTTAAACCGATCGTGTTTGGGAATGGTTTACCATATTCTTCTAATGGCATGAACTCATAAAAAATTCCATGATCTGCAAACAGCAACATACCCTCTTCACCAGGATGATCCTGTGCCGCAAAGAAACCTTCGCTGGCATTGTACATTTCCAGGTAATTAATTGATTTGCCAATGATCTTTTCAAACTGCTCACGGTATGGAACAAACGATACACCACCATGCATGAACAACTCTAGCTCCGGCCATACTTCAGCAATGGTTTGTTTACCGGTTAATTCTAAAATCCGGCGGAATAAAACCATATTCCATGTTGGGACTCCTGAAATAGAAGTAACGTTTTCTTTAATGGTTGTTTCGGCAAGTTTTTCGATCTTGCTTTCCCATTCATCCATCAACAACACACTCAGCTCAGGTGTGCGAATCCAGTTGGTCCAGAAAGGAGCATTCTGCATCAGCACCGCACTCAAATCGCCAAACTGTATTTCTTCATTAAATGGCGAAATGTTGTGGCTGCCGCCAATTACCAATCCTTTACCTGTTAACAGATCTGAACCGGGGAAATTGTTATAGTAAAGTGTAAGCACATCTTTGCTGGCCTTGAAATGCCCATCTTTCATGCTCTCATCACTAACGGGAATGAATTTGCTTTTATCACTGGTGGTACCACTACTTTTGGCAAACCAGGTAACAGGTGTTGGCCACAGCACATTTTCTTCGCCCTGCATCATTCGTTCAATGTAGGGTTTGATATCATCGTATTCATGAACCGGAACAGTATTCTTGAAATCACGCAGGTTAAACAGCTTCGCAAATTTATACTGGTGACCAAACTGTGTGTATTGTGCCGTGGTAACAAGATCCTGCAATACTTCACGCTGAGCTGCCACCGGATTATTCATCCAGCTTTCGATCCTCCACATACGAAGGCGTGCAAGTCTTGATATTGCAGGGCTAAGCAGTCTCATGTTTCGGCAAGATAAAAAAAGTTAATCGACTTCTGCTAACTGAAATGGTTATTCAGGTTGTGAACTATTGGCCGCTTCTTCGTGCAGATAATCTTTCCGCTTCAGTTCAAAATTGCGGCCCAGGTATAAACGACGTACCTGCTCATCTTCGGCCAGCTCTTCAGCCGTACCATGTTTAAAGATCTTTCCTTCTATCAACAGGTAAGCACGGTCGCAGATCGATAAGGTTTCAGTTACGTTATGATCAGTAATAAGGATACCGATATTGCGGTATTTCAGTTTGGCAACAATGGCCTGGATGTCTTCCACAGCGATAGGGTCAACACCGGCAAAAGGCTCATCCAGCAAAATAAACTTCGGATCAACAGCCAGGGCACGGGCAATTTCAGTTCGGCGTCGCTCACCACCACTCAACGAATCACCTTTGTTCTTACGTACGTGATGCAAACGAAACTCGCTCAGCAGATCTTCCAGTTTTTCACGCTGTTCATCTTTACTCAGCTTCGTCATTTCCAACACAGCCGCAATATTCTCTTCCACCGATAGCTTGCGGAACACGCTGGCTTCCTGCGGCAAATAACCAATGCCTAATTGCGCCCGTTTGTACATGGCCATATTGGTAATGTTCTCATCGTTGAGAAACACTTCACCTTCATCGGGCTTCACAAAGCCTACCACCATGTAAAAGGTAGTTGTTTTACCGGCGCCATTTGGCCCAAGCAAACCAACGATTTCACCCTGTTTCACTTCAATGCTCACTTTATTGGCAACCGTGCGGGTGCGATAACGCTTTACAAGTTCAGATGTATGGATAGTTAAACTCAAAGCAAAAAATTGTAGTGGCGAAAATACCGCATTCCCGTTAATAGCAACCCTTTCATTCCCTTTTAAAATGTGAAAGTAACGGTGAAACATTGTTTGATTAAGAGCCACTCCTGTTATATGTTTGCAGGAAGTTTTTTTTTGATACCGGCTTTGGTTCCTTGTGGCATCGTCCCTTGCGTCGCAATCCCTGCCCGTCCGGTCAGGCGGGCTTTCATCGCCAATGCAGCATTGAGCAGGAAACAGCAGCAGCCAAAATAAACCAATCGACAAATGAAAGTAACCGAACATATAGCACAGGCAAAAGATACGCTTGTTTCTTTTGAGATACTTCCACCATTGAAAGGGAAGACCATTAATTCTATTTTCGATCATCTTGATCCGTTGATGGAGTTTAAACCATCCTGGATCAATGTTACGTATCACCGTGCCGAGCAGGTGTTTAAAAAGAAACCCGATGGTACGTTTGAAAAAGTGGAAGTCCGGAAGCGTCCCGGTACAGTTGGTATTTGTGCGGCTTTGCAGAATCATTACAATCTTGATGCGGTTCCGCATCTTATCTGTGGCGGTTTTTCCAAACGTGAAACAGAAGATGCGTTGATCGATCTCAATTTTATCGGTGTACAGAATGTGTTGGTGCTTCGTGGCGATGCAGCTAAGAACGAAACATTTTTTGAACCGCACCCCGATGGTCATCGTTTGGCAATTGATCTCCTGAAACAAACGATCAACCTCAATCATGGTATTTATCTCGAAGAAGATATCCGTGATGGTTTCCGCACCGATTTTTGCGCAGGTGTGGCAGGTTATCCTGAGAAACATTTTGAAACACCCAACCAGGAAATTGAAATGCAACGCCTGAAAGATAAAGTGGATGCAGGTGCTGAATATATTATGACGCAGATGTTTTTCGACAACAGCAAATTCTTTGCGTTTGTTAAGCAATGCCGTGAAATGGGAATTGAAGTTCCCATCATCCCGGGCTTGAAACCATTAACAAGCAAGAAACAACTATCGGTTATTCCACGTACGTTTCATGTTGATATTCCAACAGAGTTGAGTAATGAAATGATGCGGGCTAAAACAGATGATGATTGTAAGAAAGTAGGAACAGATTGGCTCATTCAGCAGTCAAAAGAATTGAAAGAGTTTGGTGTGCCGGTATTACACTATTACACACTCGGCAGCCCGAAAGTGATTTATAATGTGGTGAAGAATGTGTTGTAACTAAAGATAACCTCTTCAAACATCTCTGAAAGCCTTGCATTGCAGGTCTTTTTATTTACTGTTAAAGGTTATAGTTAACGTGGCTGTAATAGCTGTAGCAGCAGGCACAAACCTGCAAATACCTCCTACACAAAATAGGCCTGCCCGTTGTCTTCCGTATGCTACTGAAAACCTGCTGCCGTTTTTGGTAAAGCTTCCGCCAATATTCGGATAATGTGTATTCGTAACATCGTAATTATAAAGATCACTCACATAAAAACTAAAAGATGGCGCAAAGTTGAACTCTGTTACTGCTGCTGCCCAGTTGCCATTGTCATCCTGCGTAAACAAGTGTTGCAGTTCGAACCTGAATGATTTTTTTGCTGCATACTTATAAGTTGTATTCAATACAACAATATTAGCAGTGATGTTATCATAAATACCTCCTTCAACTACTGATTTGTTGTAAAACAAATTATGATAAGCAAGAACACTGCTCAGCTTGTTATCCCATTTCTTTTTCCATTCAATACTCAGGTCACGGAAATATGCATTATCGCCTATACTGAAAATGTTATTTTTTGTTTGCAAAGATCGGTAGTGTGAAAAGTTAATGCCAATGCGTGAAGGTTTCTTTACGTTCTTGCCAATAGTGTAATAGATATCTGCCTGCCCTCCAATTTCTCCTTGCGCCTGTGCATTATAAACATAAATGTTTGTGGTTAAATAATCATGCGGACGTGTAAGTGCAGGAATAAAATTTACCGGTACAGAGGTGGCAATTGCATCACGCTCACCACGAAAATCCATATTGCTTATGCTGCGCAAAGTAAGATTCAAACCAAACTTACCGGCGGCAACAGAACCGTTTACCAATAATGCTCTT is part of the Lacibacter sediminis genome and harbors:
- a CDS encoding carbonic anhydrase — its product is MMRKHSKEYLENLTPYQGYEILVEGNQRFVENLSVNHDHLELINQTREGQYPFAVILSCMDSRTSVELIFDQGLGDLFSIRIAGNIVNNDIIASIEYAVKYVGSKVLMVLGHTECGAIKSAKAGVEDGHITDLLKRIQPSISKAMLKDEHDHMFTDNVAYANVENSLEEILTRSSIVKDMFEKGEIGLVGGVYNIETGKVDFFKNLTKSKKKQQLAAKV
- a CDS encoding SulP family inorganic anion transporter, whose translation is MKITTKYLKTDLLSGMVVFLVALPLCLGIAVASGAPPFAGIICGVIAGIVVGSLSSSNVSVSGPAAGLIAIVLVAINDLGYEAFLVAVMAAGLIQLILGFIKAGTISTYFPTAVIEGMLVAIGIIIIKKELPHAIGYDKAHEGDWFALEKGSETGFFTEIINSINYAHLGAIIVTVVSLGILIAFNKLSFLKKIKALPGALVVVVVGIVINEIFKATGSNLAISQDHLVTLPTASSVSEFFGQFITPDFSAVTDTKVWIVGLTIAIVASIETLLCLEAGDKMDPLKRYSSANTELKAQGIGNILSGLVGGLPMTSVIVRTTANINSGAKTKLSAIAHGVFLLLTVVAIPFLLNKIPMACLAAILIMIGMRLASAKVFKHMWHNGKHQFIPFIVTVVAVVFTDLLKGVGVGLAVSVIFILRGNMKLAYFFKKEKHKEGETIYIDLAQEVSFLNKAAIKQTLAHLPENSNVVIDAANTVYIDFDVLELIRDFLDFGSKDKNITVTLRNFKEAYRMADAVHVHSQKNGTPVGIGTTEPEKILESQKN
- a CDS encoding YbcC family protein; protein product: MDKNQQAILSNQKQNEIHISFHEEHVLHELKHFLPSQQALKDFIHHNSLHAFQHLKFYEAIFKASKIFGFQVSLQLSEFRQLYKTGRIREDILDMILATKKGKDHLFLWKQKLIEVNYDTINHPRIGQLRKYWKEAYAFDLDNNVHPLLFRILCSFLDQGIAITAFPFANKSFTESIKELERTSLVSFFKTKAVRKKFLSGDYSITELLKTIVGKEEYFEQYLFDQQFAHHGWSGFISAVEDNPHTLLDNKKITFKELVEFELLMELDALNDVFGSNWQPLTNHVTAPPLYLFAEVPKTELAEVIELWQDAFEWSYYDSVLKGILIAEDKRELQQNGDAAIPSTKNTPSFQAIFCIDEREDSIRRHIEAVDKKAETFGAPGFFGVEFYFQQQGSKFYDKLCPAPVTPKYLIKESDAKAVRQEELIYTKHTHGIVSGFFLSIGFGFWAFVKKIEMLFRPKMSPAISNAYGHMDKQSTLSIENKNPNDTENGLQIGYTVDEMAARAEGFLRGIGMIKRFAPIVYIIAHGSSSANNPHHGAHDCGACSGRPGATNARVQAFILNHKTVREILAAKGIIIPAETQFLGCMHDTAADVMAYYDENVLSEENAKAHFINIQNFETALNLNAKERSRRFASINTKQELEQVRKAIHSRSVSLFEPRPELGHGTNTLAIIGRRQMTKGLFLDRRAFLNSYDHTTDADGTILSAVMRPIGLVCGGINLEYYFSRVDNIKMGAGTKLPHNVMGLFGVANSSDGDLRPGLPWQMIEVHDPVRLMVIVEHKPEIVLKAIQSSPEVFEWYKNEWVHIVALDPEEKQFYYFKNGAFSKYEPVTASGEIKTIHNMVQFIEGAKEMETNHIVHATEENLPVYLLD